CCCGCGATGGTCGATTGCTTCATCAGAGGGTTGGCCCAGATCGCCAAGACGACGACGCCGCCAGCCGAAAGCAGACCGGCGAAGCGACGCGAAACAAAGGGATTGTCCACGGCGACTTCACCCCGCACGGCGGGATCTTCGAGCAGCGGGTAGGCCATCAGCCGTAGGTAGTAGAACGCCGCGATCGCCGAGTTGATCGCAAGCACGATGACGAGAGGGATTTCGCCGGCGGAAATGCCGCTGGTGAAGAGGGGAAGTTTGCCGAAGAAGCCGAGCAGCGGGGGAAGACCGAGCAGGCTGAGCGAGCAGAGCACCATCGTCCACCCCGCCGCGGGATGGGTGCGGCAGAGCCCGCGCAGGTCTTCGAAGCTGTCGAGCTCGCGCGGCTCGCTGCCATCGGGCGAGGGTTTCTCGACCGAAGCGAGCGCCGCGAACGCGCCCATGTTGGAGACGCCATATCCGAGCAGATAGAAGAGAACTGCCGCGATCCCGCTGCCGGTGAACGAGCCGTCGCCGGGGCCGACGATGACGCCGACAAGCATGTACCCCGAGTGAGCGATGGAGGAGTATGCGAGCGTGCGCTTCGCGCTTGATTGGAGGATGGCGAGCACGTTGCCGACGGTCATGGTCAGCGCCGCGATCACCCAGAGCAGGAGCCGGAGCGAATCGGGGAGCGAGGCGCCGCTCGGCCCAAAGTGCCAGCCGACGAGCCCGACGATGAGCAGGATCGCCAGGAAGCCCGCGGTCTTGGGGACGAACGCGAGCATCGCCGAGACACCGGACGAAGCGCCCTGGTAGACGTCGGCCGTGTAGAAGTGCATTGGAACGGCGGCGATCTTGAAGCAGAGCCCGAGCACGGAGAGCATGATGCCCGCGAGCGCCAGCGTCGAGATCCCGCCGGCGCTGAGCGAATCGTGGATGCGGTTGAGGTTGGTGGTGCCGGTCGCGCCGTAGAGCAGAGCGAATCCGTAGAGGAAGATCGCGGCGCCGAGCGCGCCGAGGAAGAAGTATTTCACCGCGGCTTCC
The DNA window shown above is from Phycisphaeraceae bacterium and carries:
- a CDS encoding NADH-quinone oxidoreductase subunit N, encoding MIGRLAFLWPEIALFATTCIVMVLGLSRSFSIRKSSAWVGAIGLLVAGWLSAFTTPGAWGAPAATAAAGQMMLPTMVPYAKTLICLVALMLLPLLAGTVDRLEETRIASGKGGFNPLRSNRAEFYSFFLFSITGLLLVADANDLIWLFLALELTSLPTYIMVAISTSRHRSQEAAVKYFFLGALGAAIFLYGFALLYGATGTTNLNRIHDSLSAGGISTLALAGIMLSVLGLCFKIAAVPMHFYTADVYQGASSGVSAMLAFVPKTAGFLAILLIVGLVGWHFGPSGASLPDSLRLLLWVIAALTMTVGNVLAILQSSAKRTLAYSSIAHSGYMLVGVIVGPGDGSFTGSGIAAVLFYLLGYGVSNMGAFAALASVEKPSPDGSEPRELDSFEDLRGLCRTHPAAGWTMVLCSLSLLGLPPLLGFFGKLPLFTSGISAGEIPLVIVLAINSAIAAFYYLRLMAYPLLEDPAVRGEVAVDNPFVSRRFAGLLSAGGVVVLAIWANPLMKQSTIAGRYHGDAAQAQANPESSVSDLTEH